The following nucleotide sequence is from Aedes aegypti strain LVP_AGWG chromosome 3, AaegL5.0 Primary Assembly, whole genome shotgun sequence.
atgattacttggactggggaaaatccaagtaaatcatttattccatttttgatctcttcaggtgacttatagtcacttgagagacctttcaagacaactttgaacaaacgttcagttttgtcgtcataagtaaaaaatttgtgcttcttctcttcaagatatctgagaagaagttcgcgatctttaagagtttccggcaaaacgcgacagtctcctttctttgcgatttggaaggaaaccttgattcccctaatggagttcaagatctcctgcctaaatcccccaaattcggaacaactgaccacgataggcggcactctttgcttcctcacttgaatcaaagagcctgggctagaggctgcttcgatttggtgttcggaaaatttgtctagagcatcgaactgattgctcatttcaatacaattattcatttcacccttggaagaaacttcgcattccggggaagcgtcctttcttccattcttgccacgtgtagtgacagttttaaaacccacttttttcgaaggaagtagtgaattcagagattcacccttccttttgttagttgttgataccatgtttagttaataaacgagaaagacgtgaccttcgagaggttttttccctagacggtgtccaagaaggattaccaccgctagctttcgccaacgggtccaacgaaaaatcgaaggcacgggtccaaacaaggatcgtaaagggatcaatagtagaaaaaatagtacttaaaagtactgtttaagtagcactgaaaagtaccgtttttaattttagcactgaaaagtactgtttgtgtagcactgaaaagtactgttttattgctttaggtagtttttaagaaaacttccaagagcagagagaattcgtgtacgcacagcacgaaggtacgatgcgcactgagagATTTTGCGAGTGATTCCTCCATTGGTTCGTCCAGTATAATTCCAGTATAATCTTTACTGAgattttcctccaggaatatctccgggaacttttcaatcaattatttcagggactccttcagagattcattAAGAATTTTTCGAACGTTTCCTCCCAATATTCCTATagagcttcctccagaaatcttaCCGGAGAAATCAaccaaaaaattggaattgctTCAACGAATTACTTCTgttatttctccagtgatttctgcagaaattgccCCAGGCAAGACCTctcgaaattccttcagaaattattccggaaTATTTTCACAGGTTCCGCCAGCCATGAAATTACTACAATTTTCCCTCAAGAATTCTCCTAGGGATGACTCCAAGAAAATCATTATATgaattactccaaagattttaacaagtattcctccaggaattcaccGAGAGTTATTTCCAGAGATTCGTTATtgacctccaaaaattcctgttCAGATTACTCTAGAGATTCATAAATGGCTCCAaggatttaatcagaaattacccTAAGAGTGCCTACAGAGATTCCTcgaaaagattttttccagaaattgcttgaggaactcctctattgaagaagtttttggaaagctcctgaaggaatcgctggaggaacCTCTAGAATCATGAAGAAATACTTAGagtaggggcgatccattaattacgtaagacaattttggcagtttttagaccccccctccccccatagtaagattttttgtatgaaaattaaaaataatttgtatggcgcgtaagaaatctcaaaccccccctccccccataaacccttacctaattaatggacgaccccgtATTCCCTAGAGATATCTGGATTATCCcctctagaaaaaaatatggcGAAATATCTTTAGCATTACATGAAATAAAACATTGAGTAATCTCTAGAAATATATCTAGAAGAATTCATTTAGTAGTCTTTGCCTAATTTCTAAAAGATTCTTTGGAAAATCCTATGAAAAAAATGCAGGAGTCTCTGAATGAATACGcgagaaaaatctctgaaggttttcctgaagaaatctctggaacaattttcagaaaaaccCATGTATGGATTACGGAGGAAAAGGCTgggtaaatctctggaggaatccatgaagagattcctgtaggaatctctgaaaggcTATTTGAGTAAATTGCTGAATCAATCAATGAAAGGTTACCTAAGTTAATTGATGAAGGGATCTTTGGAAGATCAGCTGGGTAAgttgctgaaggaatccctggaaacatCTCAGGAGGAatgcctggaaaaattccttggAGGATCCTTGGATGAATCATTGTGAAGATTATGAgggaggaatccctaaaaaatTCCCTGCAGAGATGTTTCTAGAGAAATCCTAGGTAGAAGTTTTCCTAATGttatccatggagaaattcttagagcaaataaacgaaaaaccgacttcagtactataccatttaattccgttagagtttgtatcctttggcagatacgcgtatttcgacctcaattgtaaggccgtcttcagtgtcgtgtactagactcgacttgtcgaagtcgaatctagtacacgacacttaaGAGGGCCTTactgttgaggtcgaaatacgcgtatctgtcaaagtatACAAAATCTAGcggaattaaatgatatagtacaAAAGTCGGGTTTTCGTTTATTcacaggtattccactaaacagctcgaaaatttattATCTTCTAACCTagagcaatttttgctaagattCCTGGAGGATGATTCCATGGTtaatcttttgagaaatttctagaacaaatcttgttgaaattcccggaggaattttttgAAGGCCAAaacgaatctctgaagaaatttctgaggttATTCATGGTAGATTACGTGGAAAATTCCTTGGTGTAATGCTCGTTGCAATTTTTCAGGAggtattcctcaaggaattccaggagaaatctctCAAAAGATTCGTGAAGTatagaatatctggaggaattattGATTGAATCCTTGCATGAATTCATGGTCTGAAGGGGACTACCCTGCATGGAGTAATCTTTGATGAGATTGTTATAGTATAACCCTGGAGAAAGACTTGGAGACATCTCTGAAAGGAtccctttattttttttcctggataaattcttgaaggaatctctagaggaatctggaagaatatcaggataaatagcttgaagaattcctagagaaatcccagtaaaaattttacttaaggAATCTATGAAGGATTCACAGGAGGCAATCCTTTGGAAACTCCttgcaaattttctagaaaatcccTGTAGTGATTTTCACGCGGaataatccttgaaggaatccctgcagaATTGCTGAAGGTGTTCCTGGAGCCCTATTGGAGTTGGTTTAAAAAACATAGTGATCAAAAGATCTTCCCCGAGAAATCACTGGAACCACTGGTGACATCCCTAGTGTaatccccggagaaatcgcTGTAGAGATTACTGCATATtatctcggaggaatttcttttagaatcccttgaggaatcttcgaaggaattcctgtagaaatctcaGGTTGAGATttcggagaaatttctaaagatatgtcgtgaggaattcttgaaataatCATTGGAGATTTTCCTAATGGAAATCCGGGGATTTCCGGGGCCATGCTTGAACTTGTCCTAAAATTGCATTTGCGATAAAAAGTTCTTATTCGTCAGCGATAAATCGTCTTTTTACCTATAGGTACAAAAAATGCAAAAGGGATTGTCGTATGATGCCAATACGCTATATTATCTAACCTAACAGAAATGGCTACGGGTATTCGGATATACAGTGCctttccgattttggcaacacccgattttgtctacccccaaTTTTAACaacacccgtttttggcaacaatttcttcccgattttggcaacacattgaaaattatcttCAATTGATAATTAAGTACTGAACCATAACATTTTGAACTAAAACAAAGGGAAAATacattaaaatgaaaataatcatGAACATTAAGATCACAGAGACGTAATGTGAGACGTACTTATGAGTAGAATACTTATACATCTATGATATTGTTTGATTTAAATGAGAAGTCTTATAAAGCAGGTAAGCTGTAATGAATAAATTGGTGGAATACGATGGTAATGTTTTGTTGTTATTATGCTTGTATGTTTTTACATATCATTCGGATTGTATGTGGAGGTCTGATAAGCCTGAAAATGTTAAATTATTGTCTCGTGATTATTGGTTAGTTGATCCATAAAATATTAGTGAGTGATTTTTTTAGGTATTTCTGTCggcaaaaaaaatgcataaaacAGTTATTGAGGAAAACATTGAGAAGCTTTGTTCATAACTCAAGATGACAATTTGAGCAAAATGTTGAGAATGGGTTTTGACTTAGTCATTGAAAAAACGTTTGTGTAGGAATTCTGAGAgcgaataaaaaaatgttgaacgacTTGAACGGCATTCAATTTTAATATTGTACCTATAAACCTAAGATCTTTGGACTGTTGGACACTGATGCTTTGTaagataagcgaggttttttcacaactgttttacaaaatacaacagcgcgactactGAAGTGTCGAAGGTGTCTTGTGGAGAGTTGGATTAGGCAACCGAGGTATCGAAATGTTTATAAAACCAATCTATTTGTTTGCTTTCGGTGGTCGTTTACGAATGTGCACCTTCATTCTTGTATACGGCAAATCGAACTTGCGATCGAATCctgttcgttcgaatccatggCCCATTTGATTTTACTGGCGTGAACGGGAATGCAAAGCGATTTTCGATCAAAAGAATAAACCCAACTCTGGACAACTGACTCACATCCGACGAATAATACGTGGAGCTTAGCGAGCTAAGTGGATTGACCGAGTGAAACATGGCTTGGCGAATATGAGTCGCATCCGGCAATAGAGACATGCGATACTGATGCAGTCAGTCTTTACTGATCGGTTGATATCTTCTAGTCTATGAGATTTAGTTTAGGTGAAATGTTCAAATCATTCTAGAGGATACCTAGGCAAGTATGGAATATGTACAATGATATGAATATTATATATAACAacgatatctatcgacaccaaaccaaaatgtattcctcaagaatcttcttaggaacaatactcgacagttttttttttacagtatggccctttataatacagtaaaatcaataaatgtacattgaagtcgcataataatgaacgagTATACCACAATTTGAAATCGGTacccagataatatagaaacttgggatctttagtaaagttgttctggaggtgatgCGCTGTCTGACGGTACCCCATTTTATTcgggaatttgaccgctaggtggcactagtgggcatggaagttttacttttgtttagcAGAtattttcaggatcctgaccatttagaaggatggcgtcttcagcaaagttgtttagtaggttatcattgttcgagctagttgattcaaaattttgccactaggtctggtgagcatgaaaattttgtttgctggtatcctcaggagcctgaccacttagaaagatattgtcttcggaaaagtagttcagtagctcaaaggctatcattatttgagccaagaaataggatattttgccaccaggtggcactagtgagcatgcaatttttgttttgcggatactgcaggatcttgatttttcagacaggcaccttcggcaaagttgctcagaagcccagggactatcattattttacaaaatctcgagcTTTAAggtttaaacaaagaaagaatttgagctaccaAATAACTCTGCCTAAAacgcaatctttctaagtgatcaggctcctgagatatttgcaaaacaaatgttttatgctcactagcaccgcctggtggcatagttttgaatcaatttactTTAATGATAGTACTTGACTtgccgaacaactttgccgaagacgccacctttctaagtaggtagtcaggatcctgagatctgcgaaacacaagtttcatgctcactagcgtcgcctagtggcaaaattggctaaaataatgatagcccttgagcccTTGAGGcaatttcttggctaaaataatgatatcccttaagctactgaaaaattttgccgaagacgtcatctttctaagtgggatattcgcaaagccaagggtgttgtacaaagtacaacgcgcgactactcgcgttacaaaaattcgcgcgacgtcCGAAAGATTAAGAGTCCAAAATAAAATTAGCGACATCGAACGTAGAACGAAACATTTTATTACAAAACTAATCAACAAAACCAGGTTTTGTACGTGCGTACAAATCTACATAAATTCCCTACCTCCTTTTTATGACAGCTTCGATCCACGTCACTTCCCGATCGCTCACCAACGCCAACAGTTCCCGCTGTTTGCGATCCAGTTTGACCACCGTGAACCGCTTACTGCTGGTTCGCAGCGCGTTGCTCGTCAGATATTCGCGGAATCCGGCCACACCCTCGTAGCGGTAGATCACCAACGGGTGGAACGGATTCTCCGTCAAAGTGTACAGCATCAGTTCCGAAGTGGTTGCCAGGACCGAGAACTGGATCTGCTTGGGCATCTTGGTCAGGATGGTTTGATACTTGGTGAAGGTGCTATTGTGATGCTGAGGTCGTAGATCGCGCCAAATCTCTATGGAACCGTGATGGGCGGACGCCTCGGTCAGTGCCTGGTCCGAATTAATGGCGATGAACAGCTGCTGCTCGAATTTGGCTACGGTTAGCGAAGTCGGATGGGCTATTTTGATTAGCTGCAAGAGACCTAGTTTGTAGTCGGCCCGTGGTCGCCACACTTGCAATAGGCTATCTCTGCTCAGTAGGATCAATCGTCCGTCTAGGTGAAGAGCTTGCTTGACGGCGGGCGTGGTAAGCAGTTGATGGAACTTCAAGTAGTACACCAGATTCTCCAACTGGAGGCAGTACACGTTTAGCCCATCGATGTGAGGCGAGTAGAGTCCGACGCAGTCCAGATCCAAGACCTTCAGTGCCACAATATCCCTGGGTAGTGAACTGTTGAACTCGTAGATCGAGGTGAACTTCGGTGTCTTCTTAGGTGCTGTGAAGTCCGGCGCTTCGAGGTCAAGGATGGACTGTCGATACAGATGACGGCTGTGGTCGTAGTATTCAACGAAGAGGTTCTGCACGCCACCTAAGACGATTCGTTTCGTCTTGGTGATCTGAAGGGTCGGATAAGTGATGGGTGGAAAACCTAGAAATATGATAAGGAATGTAACGCTTCATACAATGTAGAAATAATAGGCTTGAGTAGCATGTCAAACCTTTAGCAATATGGAACTGCGAATCCTTCTTGTTCCACCTGTAGAACTCAACGGCCGTACGATTTCCGTCGTCCACGTGCACAGCCAGTAACTCGATCGGCATTGGTGAAAGGGGTAACGTAATAGTAACTACGCTACGGAAGTATCCCGGCAAAGGCTTTATCGGTTGATAGTGACTGAGATAAGGAGTTTTGGCTGAAATTCAGAGAATATTAATAACTGCATAGTGACCAAGAACGCCCTAACGAACTTACTACTGAGTGTTTCCACCAAGGATTGACCAACCATGTGCAACCGTCGCAACTTCGTTCGTATTGGCTCAGCTGATCGCCGTATTCCACTTCCTGCAGAAGTTGGTTGATGTTCACATCGAACATCTTACTATCGCCCGTATCGACATTCGAGCCcatgtttaaaattatttggacATTGTTAAAAAATGTGTGGTTTCCTCCTTCCCGTTACATTGATATAATATAattatttggaaattatttcTAGTAATCTAGACCAGCTTGACGCTTCTTTAGCAGTCAAGAGCTTTTCTGACCAGATTCTTGCGACAGCTGGTTTAGGCGAATATTTGGATGCTTACTATACACATTTGCAAGCGACtgtacaattaaaaaaatcatcaaaaactttGACTGTTATCGaaagaaaatgttgaatttcacaTATTATTCTGCAACAAGAAGGAAGAAGTAATGATTATTACAATTCTCGAATACTTTTTTAATTAGACGTAAGTcgcaatttttttatgaacgAGTTTATCATTGCAAACGATTACAAAAACAACAATAGCAAAACTTCTTTCAGACTTTCAATGAAAAAAGTTTATTGTTGGTTTCGCAAAATCTATGCTAATTTTTTTCTACCGTCCGCTTTCATTCTTACAGATAATTTAGAACATCCCGcagaaatgaaagctaaaattgTATCTCTGTTTTATGGATTGTATTTTCATTTAAAGTATCAATTTATGGAATCAATGAGAAAATTCATATGTGCCGAAGAGATTTTGCAAGcagtttctgaaaaattgcgTTAAAAAATCTATCGGTATTCTTGTGAAAAAGAGAAACAGGTTCACTAATATTGTAGGTGAAGATGCATAGaaatcaaaactcaaattttcaagagcacaaatctagagaacttgACCACCGTTCGCGCTGAAAATTtgtcgattgatcaccacccgCGTTTAACCAGCGAGTCAAATTCTCAGCATAAACGGTTGTCTGATTTTTTagatgctcttgaaaattcgaagttcgGCTTTGATGCATCATTACCTTAATTCGAAAATTACGTTTCAAGTTGCTTCAATAATTCCAGCCCAAATAACTTCTttaccatgattttttttccttcaagAACCCCTTCCCTCTGATCATTCATTTTGCTACTCTCAGCAAAATATTTCCCGAATCTCAGCAAACAAACATAATGCTTGATGAGAATGACAATTCGTCATCAACTCGATTTATGGGTGCATGGCGGTCTCAACAAATCCATTGAAAAAGTGCCATGGCGAGTAGTTTTTTTATGGACCTTACTGTAAACATTTGATGGATATTTTTCACCTTCTCTTTTTCTATTAATTCTTGACATTACATTTTAACTGTGATATCATTGATTTCAGCAAAGTAACTTATAAGaacttccatttttttttcaatttaaaacctTGTTTACTACATAAGACGTGTAGTAACCAAAATTGCACTCTTTGTTCAGGAAATCCTAGAACTGAACCAACTTGAAAAGACCCTGCATTTAAATTCTGCTACTTTCAATATAGTATTGCTTGAAAGATACAGATTTGCACTCTAGAACATTCGCAAATGACCACTGAAAGTAATACTACGCATGCACTGTGTACAACAAGTCTCGATTGTTTTTTCAAATTGACGTcagtaacttttatacggtggtgaaaattaattaagaagaatcaaaccctgtcttctaaaactgatTTAAAATTAATCCACTTTTTAACATGTACACGGCCatcgtttatattttgcatACCATCAGCTCGCGTTAGAAAACTATGTAGTTTCTgttttttcccacaaaaaatatgacaaaatgataagccgttttatttagttacttacgatgtttttgtaccagtgtaaaatcgacacaagtagtgttttgatttgattcgtGATTAAGTCATTTTGTCTATCCATACAACGGAGCAGTGAAAGTAGCGATTAGGTTgcgaaaatatgaaaattttacttacgccgttttgtaaatccagATTTTAAAccttctaaaagtgaaaaattgag
It contains:
- the LOC5569726 gene encoding uncharacterized protein LOC5569726 → MVGQSLVETLSTKTPYLSHYQPIKPLPGYFRSVVTITLPLSPMPIELLAVHVDDGNRTAVEFYRWNKKDSQFHIAKGFPPITYPTLQITKTKRIVLGGVQNLFVEYYDHSRHLYRQSILDLEAPDFTAPKKTPKFTSIYEFNSSLPRDIVALKVLDLDCVGLYSPHIDGLNVYCLQLENLVYYLKFHQLLTTPAVKQALHLDGRLILLSRDSLLQVWRPRADYKLGLLQLIKIAHPTSLTVAKFEQQLFIAINSDQALTEASAHHGSIEIWRDLRPQHHNSTFTKYQTILTKMPKQIQFSVLATTSELMLYTLTENPFHPLVIYRYEGVAGFREYLTSNALRTSSKRFTVVKLDRKQRELLALVSDREVTWIEAVIKRR